The Hemiscyllium ocellatum isolate sHemOce1 chromosome 39, sHemOce1.pat.X.cur, whole genome shotgun sequence genome contains a region encoding:
- the LOC132834388 gene encoding ceroid-lipofuscinosis neuronal protein 6 homolog: protein MRKRQQSPVQTPLFVPRNVGNESEVLDKKPQFHLDLWFYFTVQNWILDFGRPIAMIVLPVEWFPLSKPSVGDYFHMAYNIITPFLLLKLIERSPKTLPISAVYICIITFVMGASIHLVGDSVNHRLILSGYQLHLSVRENPIMKDLKPETLIDSFELLYYYDESLGHLMWYVPFFIIFSLYFTGCFTRCSRDSRMPLSAWLLLGPSSLYYWYLVTEGQIFVLYIFTTFAMMATVMHKKRKGLVMDSNGLFLFYSFCIALVLISAWVAFLWNDKILRKKYPGVMYVPEPWAYYTLHIKKTP, encoded by the exons ATGCGGAAGCGACAGCAATCTCCTGTGCAAACTCCCCTCTTCGTCCCCAG GAATGTAGGAAATGAGTCTGAGGTCCTGGACAAAAAGCCTCAGTTCCACCTGgatctttggttttatttcacaGTGCAAAACTGGATCCTGGATTTTGGCCGTCCAATTGCGATG ATTGTTCTTCCAGTCGAGTGGTTTCCATTGAGTAAACCAAGTGTCGGTGATTATTTTCACATGGCCTACAACATCATCACACCTTTCCTCCTCCTCAAG CTTATTGAACGTTCTCCCAAGACACTCCCTATCTCAGCCGTGTACATCTGTATAATAACATTTGTTATGGGAGCAAGCATTCACCTGGTCGGCGATTCAGTGAATCATCGTCTGATTTTAAGTGGCTACCAACTCCACTTGTCTGTGCGTGAAAACCCAATTATGAAGGACTTGAAGCCAGAAACGTTG ATTGACTCGTTTGAGCTGCTGTATTACTATGATGAATCCTTAGGCCACTTGATGTG GTATGTTCCCTTCTTCATCATTTTCAGCTTGTATTTCACTGGCTGCTTCACTCGCTGTAGCAGAGACAGCAGAATGCCCCTGTCAGCATGGCTGCTACTTGGACCAAGTAGCCTGTACTACTG GTATCTGGTGACTGAGGGTCAGATCTTCGTCCTCTATATCTTTACCACCTTTGCTATGATGGCAACGGTCATGCACAAGAAACGTAAAGGACTGGTGATGGACAGtaatggcctattcttgttttACTCTTTCTGCATTGCCCTGGTCCTGATCTCTGCTTGGGTTGCCTTCCTGTGGAATGATAAAATTCTCCGAAAAAAGTACCCTGGAGTCATGTACGTTCCGGAGCCCTGGGCGTATTATACACTGCACATCAAGAAAACACCGTAG